The genomic stretch GGTCCCTTCCCTCCCTCCTAGCTTTGATCACCTCCTCCCCAAGCTCAATAGATTTCGATATAGTCTTCCTTATCACAGCTCTCCTAGCATCATCGTACCTCATTGGCGTATCGACGACCGATACGTACTTCCCGCTGAGCACTGAGAGGTACCTCGCTATCGCCTCATAGTCATCTATATCAGAGCACTCGCTCACGATAATCACGTTACCCGTCTCCCCGACTATCACAGAAGGGTACATCGGTATGCCTAGGACGTTAACAGTAGACTGATGCAGTTCAGGAGCAGCCCTCCCTACGAGATCTCCATCTATCGCGGGGATATCTAGCTCAGCAGCTATACTCAAGGCCACTGGCGTATTCCCTCCCCCGATCTCAGTAGCTACGACAGCTACGATACTCCCCCCAATTAAACGCTCCATTTCCTCAAAAGCCCTTTTGATGGGATCCTTTATCTTAACAGGTTTCTTAACTCCAGTGCTAGGAGCTATGGAACCTACATTATAAGGAACGACGGTGAATCCATCCCTCGGGATCTCCTCCACATCTATCAGCCTTATCTTCCTCCCCTTCCTTAAGGCATCGCTGAGCATCTTTAGACCTTCATCAGGGCTCCCTCCCCCTCCCGTCCCCAGGATCGTGGCCCCTAGGACGAGGGGCTCTATCTTATCCTCTCCTAACTCAATCATAAAGACACCTTAACTCTTATTGGATGATTGCTTTTAATTTTTCGCTCACAATAGCGTGAACGAGGGATCTGTAGTGACGTTCGCTCTCCGAGGCAGTGAGAGGGACTCACGCTATCTTGATCGGGAAATTAATTGAATCATTGTCTTAGTTTAAATGTTAGGTGAGGGAGCTGGGAACGATTAGACTCTTAGATAGCTATGGATCTTCAGATAGATCCTCTTGGAGCGTGAGAGCGTCCCATTAACTCAAAAATTTTTACTATCATCTCCAGGAGCCCGAGGCTATCTTACTTATGATGAAAAACTTATATACCGGAGGCTCCCCTATCCAGGGGCCGTTGTGGATTAGTATTCCGGGAAGCCCCCTCGGGAAATCTAAGTGAGGTGGGATCTTGAGGAGAGCTTTATCTAAACTCTCGATAGCTGTTATCCTGATAGTAATCCTCGCAGTTTTAATCGCCGGTGTATATTATTACAGTAGCACCACAGGAGTCAAGAAGAAGACCGTCGTTATTTACGCATCGCTCTCGGAGATGACGGGAGCGGACCCTAGCCCTGAGGCCTCGAACTCGATAATGTGGATGGCAGTCGTATATGAACCCCTCATACACTACGATCCACTCAATAATGTCTTCCGCCCAGCCCTAGCTGAGAAATATGAGCATGATCCGAGCGGATTGATATGGACGTTCCACTTGAGGAAGGGCGCCGTATTCCACGATGGGACCCCCGTGACCTCTAAAGCCGTGAAGTTCTCCATAGAGAGGACTAGGTCCCTGGGCCAAGGGGAGTATTTCATATGGGATGCTGTCGACAGGATAGAGACCCCAGATGATTACACGGTCGTATTCTACCTGAAGTATCGGGCGCCCTTGGAAGTCATAGCTTCTGCAGCGTACGCTTCCTATATATTCAGCCCGAATGTAGTGAAATATGCGAACGCATCGAATAGTACAGATCCTAAGGTAGCCGAGTGGTTCAACTCAGGGAAGGATGCCGGCTCAGGCCCTTACAGATTGGTGAAATGGGATCCGGAGAATGAGGTCATCCTGGAGAAGTTCGATGATTGGTGGGGATGGAAAGATCCCAACTACCCATATAAGTCCGATAAAGCACCTGATGTCTTCATAATAAAGATAGTCAAGGATAGCGTGACTCAGGAGAGGTTGGTCAAGTCGGGGGATATACACATAGCGGAATACGTCCCATTAGAGGACATTGAGAGCTTAAAGAAGGATCCGAACTTGCAGGTAGTGATAAAGCCGAATTATCAAAATCTCCACCTCTTGATGAATACGAGGAAGCCTCCTCTTGATAACGTGCTCGTGAGGAGAGCTATAGCTCACGCGATACCCTACGATGATATAGTGACCGTGGCCAGGAGCGGGCTGGCTAAAGTAGCGTCGGGACCCATACCCCACAATATGTGGGGTCACTTCGATAACCTGACGTATAAGTACGATTTAGATCTGGCTAAGCGTCTCTTAGCTGAGGCAGGTTATCCGAATGGTATCAACAGGACCCTTGTGCTCACATACACAGCTGGAGATATCTATGAGCAGAGGACAGCCGATCTAATTAAATCGAGCCTAGGGAAGATAGGGATTAACGTTGAGATAAGACCTATGAGTTGGGAGGAGCAATGGGCTTTAGCTCAGAGCGGTTGGGATAACCCCCAGGCAGCTCAAGATCTCTTCATATTCTACTGGTGGCCCGATTACATATCGCCATTCGATTACTTATTCAACATGTTCCACAGTGAGAGCAAGTCCTTCGAT from Candidatus Korarchaeum sp. encodes the following:
- a CDS encoding DUF917 domain-containing protein, which gives rise to MIELGEDKIEPLVLGATILGTGGGGSPDEGLKMLSDALRKGRKIRLIDVEEIPRDGFTVVPYNVGSIAPSTGVKKPVKIKDPIKRAFEEMERLIGGSIVAVVATEIGGGNTPVALSIAAELDIPAIDGDLVGRAAPELHQSTVNVLGIPMYPSVIVGETGNVIIVSECSDIDDYEAIARYLSVLSGKYVSVVDTPMRYDDARRAVIRKTISKSIELGEEVIKARREGRDPIDAVVTAIEGWRVFEGIVDRYVWKDEGGFLRGEVLIKGSGDFSGSTLRSWIKNEHIMVWINEKPAVMPPDIFSLLREDGEPVTNTELREGEKVYGIAAKAPEIWRTPEGLKYFGPRHFGFDYDYIPVEELLR
- a CDS encoding ABC transporter substrate-binding protein; translation: MRRALSKLSIAVILIVILAVLIAGVYYYSSTTGVKKKTVVIYASLSEMTGADPSPEASNSIMWMAVVYEPLIHYDPLNNVFRPALAEKYEHDPSGLIWTFHLRKGAVFHDGTPVTSKAVKFSIERTRSLGQGEYFIWDAVDRIETPDDYTVVFYLKYRAPLEVIASAAYASYIFSPNVVKYANASNSTDPKVAEWFNSGKDAGSGPYRLVKWDPENEVILEKFDDWWGWKDPNYPYKSDKAPDVFIIKIVKDSVTQERLVKSGDIHIAEYVPLEDIESLKKDPNLQVVIKPNYQNLHLLMNTRKPPLDNVLVRRAIAHAIPYDDIVTVARSGLAKVASGPIPHNMWGHFDNLTYKYDLDLAKRLLAEAGYPNGINRTLVLTYTAGDIYEQRTADLIKSSLGKIGINVEIRPMSWEEQWALAQSGWDNPQAAQDLFIFYWWPDYISPFDYLFNMFHSESKSFDLCYYSNPEFEKTIEEAVYWEGINRTKSLELYYRAQKILYDDVPAVALWDMVDVRVARSNIKGLDMAINPAYTTVIFPQVLSVEG